A segment of the Colletotrichum destructivum chromosome 3, complete sequence genome:
TCATTTGCATGTAGGAATAGGCCACAGTTCGTCCACTGTTGAATGTCGATGATCGCAACGGCTGGCGTTGGGGCTGATGCTGATCGTGTGCCTATTTCCACCCGCTCGCCTGCGTCTTAAACAGGTGTCACGTGACGCTAGTGTGCTGACTTATGTAAGGAAATCTACTGGTCAATGAAATCAAAGTGACCATTTCCATTGCGAGCGCAGCTCTCGACCTCACGCTCCACAGCTCAATTCCGTCCAAACGCCGTCACCCCAATCCGAGTCAATTGATACCGCAACCATGCGAAAGACATTTCGCCTGCTCGCGGGCGTCAAGCCTGCTCGCTACCTCGAACCCGGCACCCCGACAGGCCTTACTGGCCTTTGGACACACAACAGCCCCCGGTCGACCCTGCTTTACCTGTACAACACCACCCTCGAGAAACTCAAGACGGTCCCCGAGTCCTCTTTGTACCGCCAATCCGTCGAAGCCCTTACGAAGCACCGCCTTGGTCTTGTCGAAGCGACGGAACCCGCCGGATACGCCGAGTGGCAGAAGAGAGCTGAGCAGAtcgtcaaggagaagccCGAACAGTTCCGCCTCGTCAGtggccgcgtcgacggcagcggcgcccGGACAGTGAAGCTCGGCAACCGAACGTTTATCGTAGCCACCCAACACGACGCTCAAGACGTCCGTGTCGAGGAGTgggacggcgagaaggacgagggcggcaccCTCGAGGGCCCCCGTACCGAGGCGGAGCGCAAGGATCATCAGCTGCTTGCTGACCGCAAGGACCTCAACGACATCGCCAAGGTTCAATGGGAGCCTGAACCTCAGTTGACGGCGGACCAGTGAGTCTATGGATACACCAGTGGAGGAATGGGGCTCAATAGCACGGCACGGCACGGATACTGACTGGCTTTGCGTGTTAATAGGATTTCTGAACTTGAGAACAAGATTGGAGCTGGCCTCATTGAGGAGGTTATCGAGGTTGCCGAGAGCGAGCTGAAGCTCGTAGATGTGATGACGCAGGCAAAGGTGTATGTTCTCACCCGCTATCTCCGTCGTTGATGCCCCGTACGTGCTGACCCTTGTTGAATAGTTGGGAGGACTTGGAAGAGAAGCCTGTCGAGGGCCAGTGGACCTACTTCGAACGCAAGTCTGCGTAAGCTGGGTCACTTGCGACCAAGAAATGAAACCTCCCTGAATTGTATCGGCGCGCTCTAGACAATGTATATTAGGCGACTGTGATGACCAAGATACATGAGCTGTTGCTTTTTCGCATTGGCCATTAAACATGCGCAGGTGAACAGACCCCGACAGTCGATTTTGGCTCTGTATCCTGCATGGTCGGAGAGGTGGAGAGCCACCAACAGTTTTTGGTGTGACTGTTTGTGTTTGATGTTGTAGATACCGACTTGACCACTGTGTATTGCGACCTCGGCTGCAGGGCACAGAGTACGAGACATTACCTCGTCATGGAGGAAATCATACCCCTTTTGTCTTGATAGTTGACTACATCTTTTAGGTGTTTATCTAGGCAAAATTGGGAAGTGCCTATAGGCGGTGCTGGGCGGTTTTGTTTCTGATCCTGAAGATCCAAACTTGGTATGCCTTGAACGAAGGTAATTCCAGCAAAATGAAAACCTGCTGGGATACCAGTTTCTATTTCAAAAGATTCACCTAAAAGCCGAATCCTTCAATTGCTTCAGGGCTAAGCTGATTGCAGATCCGAAGGTGTTTAGGCGGGTAGGCTACCCAGTTCGTAAGCAATCAAATAACCTCTCGATCAACAGACCAAGGCCGTGCCCCACTTTGTTTTCACCGAATTCTCTCACCTACCATTACTGCTTCTCACAACTTACACCTTTTGAACGACCTACGCACTCTACCGGTTGGTTCCCTCTCAAAACACGAAGCGAAGACAGACGTTATACAGTCATCTCAAATATACATACTTTGCATGATCAAAACTTAGTTTCTGCTGGGAAAACTCACACCATATCATTTCGAaccatcgacggcgacacgCGATGATGAGCCAATCGGCCCCCAGCCGCAAGAGatccgcctcggccatgtcctTGAGTGATAACCAAGGCACCCGCTTTGGTTCTCAGCTTCCCAGCGACTCTATCAACCCTCTAAGCCATCCACCCTCCGTTTTGCGTCAGCTCCGCCTTGCTGGCCTCGCCGAGACGGACCAGCCACCATCGCGGACACAGCCCAGGTTTCCGCACCGCGCGTGGCAAGACTCGAAAGCGCGgagccgaggaggacccGTCACGACCGCCAAGGTTGTGGCAAGCAGCGAcgttgacgatgaagaggaagacgaggaaaTGCGCTTGGGTAACGGCGACAATGACAACGAGAAGCCGCGGCGTAGGAAAAGGGATGGggagaccaaggccaagtaCGCCTCCGAGAAGTCGCCCTTCCGGCCCTTGGTCCGCGCCATCTATGGGTTCCTTGATCAGGGCCGCGTGGCCGATGCCAAGCGCGCCTTTGGAATGCTCGTGAGATCCCACGTCCACGGGAAGCCGGTCGACATCAGACGGAACAACTACTGGGCC
Coding sequences within it:
- a CDS encoding Putative NADH dehydrogenase [ubiquinone] 1 alpha subcomplex subunit 5, with amino-acid sequence MRKTFRLLAGVKPARYLEPGTPTGLTGLWTHNSPRSTLLYLYNTTLEKLKTVPESSLYRQSVEALTKHRLGLVEATEPAGYAEWQKRAEQIVKEKPEQFRLVSGRVDGSGARTVKLGNRTFIVATQHDAQDVRVEEWDGEKDEGGTLEGPRTEAERKDHQLLADRKDLNDIAKVQWEPEPQLTADQISELENKIGAGLIEEVIEVAESELKLVDVMTQAKVWEDLEEKPVEGQWTYFERKSA